The genome window GCGCTGATGCCATTGGCCGGGAGCTGGTGAACCATGTTAATCAGTGGTGGCGCGTCCATTTACAGGCGGAATACCAGCTGGACAGCGCGCTGGAGCTGGAATATGAAACGCACTTTGTTCGTTTTCTGATGCCGACCATTCGTGGCGCGGAACAGGGAAGTAAAAAGCGCTATGCCGGTTTGATTCGTGAAGGCGATCGGGAACGGATGGTATTTAAAGGGCTGGAAACGGTACGTACCGACTGGACACCGCTGGCGCAGCTGTTCCAGCAGGAGCTGTACGGACGTATTTTTCGCGGGCAGCCCTGGCAGGACTATATTCGCACTACGGTCCAGCAGCTGCTGGACGGCAAGCTGGATGAGCAGCTGGTCTATAAAAAGCGGCTGCGTCGCCCTCTGCATGAGTATGAGCGCAATGTGCCGCCGCACGTGCGCGCCGCGCGTCTGGCGGATGAGCATAATCAGAAGCTGGGCCGTCCGCTGCAGTATCAAAAAGGCGGTTCTATCCGCTACGTAATCACCACTTCCGGCCCGGAACCACTGGAGGCGCGAACGTCGACGCTGGACTACGATCACTATTTACTTAAGCAGCTACAGCCGGTGGCTGACGGGATATTACCCTTTGTGCAGGATGACTTTGCTACACTGATTACCGGGCAGTTGGGGCTTTTTTGACAGGTGACGAATCCATTACCTTCCAGTACCATAGCGCCCTTCCTGAACTTCACCGCTCCTGAGCATCAGCCAGACACCCTATTGCCTGGCCGCAACGCTATTGTCCGAGCGGGAGCATGACATCTGTTATTACGAGAATCGAGCTAAATATCTATGCCTTTTACACTTGGTCAACGCTGGATCAGCGACACGGAAAGCGAGCTGGGACTGGGAACTGTGGTTGCACTGGATACCCGTATGGTTACCCTGCTTTTCCCTGCTACCGGTGAAAACCGTCTCTATGCCCGAAATGATTCTCCCATTACCCGTGTGATCTTCAATCCCGGCGATACCGTGACCAGTCATGACGGCTGGCAGCTGGAAGTGGCCGAAGTGCGCAATGATAATGGCCTGGTAACCTATATCGGTACCCGTCTGGATACTCAGGAATCCGTAGAGCTGCGCGAAGTGCTGCTCGACAGCAAGCTGGTATTCAGCAAGCCGCAGGATCGTCTGTTCGCCGGTCAGCTTGACCGTATGGATCGTTTTGCGCTGCGTTTTCGCGCGCGTCGCTATCAGAGCGAGCAGTATCGTTTGCCGATCAGCGGCCTGCGCGGCATGCGCACCAATCTGATCCCGCATCAGCTGCATATCGCTCACGATGTGGGCCGTCGCCATGCGCCGCGCGTACTGCTGGCGGATGAGGTTGGCCTGGGTAAAACCATCGAAGCGGGGATGATTATTCATCAACAGCTGCTGGCTGGTCGCGCCGATCGCGTGCTGATTGTGGTGCCGGAGACGCTGCAGCATCAGTGGCTGGTGGAGATGCTGCGCCGCTTTAACCTGCGCTTTTCGCTGTTTGACGATGCGCGCTATGCCGAAGCGCAGCACGACAGCGACAACCCGTTCGATACCGAGCAGTTAGTTATCTGTTCGCTGGATTTTGTGCGCCGTAATAAGCAGCGTCTGGAGCTGCTGGCGGATGCCGAATGGGATCTGCTGGTGGTGGATGAAGCGCATCATCTGGCCTGGAGCGAAGGCGAGCCGAGCCGCGAATATCAGGTGATTGAGCAGCTGGCGGAGCAGATACCTGGCGTGCTGCTGTTAACGGCAACGCCCGAGCAGCTGGGCATGGAGAGCCACTTTGCCCGTTTGCGTCTGCTGGATCCCGATCGTTTCCACGATTTCGAGCAGTTTGTCGCTGAGCAGCAAAATTATCGTCCGGTGGCCGATGCGGTTGCCATGCTGCTGGAAGACAAGGCGATCGGCAACGATGAGATGAATGCGCTGAGCGAGCTTATCGGCGAGCAGGATATTGAGCCGCTACTGCAAACCGCAAACGGCAAGGGTGAAGGCAAGCAGGCTGCGCGCGAAGAGCTGATTCGTATGCTGATGGATCGCCACGGCACCAGCCGCGTGCTGTTCCGCAACACCCGTAACGGGGTAAAAGGTTTCCCGCAGCGCGTGCTGCATCAGATCCGTTTGCCGCTGCCGACGCAGTATCAGACGGCTATTAAGGTTTCGGGCATTATGGCGGCGCGCAAGTCAGCCGAAGAGCGCGCGCACGATATGCTTTATCCGGAGCAGATTTATCAGGAGTTCGAAGGCGACAGCGGCACCTGGTGGAACTTCGATCCGCGCGTTGAATGGCTGATGGGCTATCTGACCAGCAACCGTGATGAGAAGGTTCTGGTGATTTGTGCCAAGGCGGCGACCGCCCTACAGCTGGAGCAGGTGCTACGCGAACGCGAAGGTATTCGCGCTGCGGTATTCCATGAAGGTCTTTCGCTGATCGATCGCGATCGCGCCGCTGCCTGGTTCGCCTCGGAAGAGGATGGCGCACAGGTGCTGCTCTGCTCTGAGATTGGTTCAGAAGGTCGTAATTTCCAGTTCGCAAATCGGCTGGTAATGTTCGATTTGCCGTTTAACCCCGACTTGCTTGAGCAGCGCATTGGGCGTCTTGATCGTATCGGCCAGGCGCGTGATATTGAAATCATGGTGCCTTATCTGGAGAAGACCGCACAGTCGGTGCTGGTGCGCTGGTATCACGAAGGCTTAAATGCCTTTGAACACACCTGCCCGACCGGTCGCACCGTATACGATAGCGTGCACGATCAATTGATCGGATATCTGGCCGCGCCGGAGAATAGCGAAGGTCTGGATGAGTTTATTCATGCCTGCCGCAAGCAGCATGACACGCTGCGCTCTCAGCTGGAGCAGGGCCG of Pantoea alhagi contains these proteins:
- the rapA gene encoding RNA polymerase-associated protein RapA, with the translated sequence MPFTLGQRWISDTESELGLGTVVALDTRMVTLLFPATGENRLYARNDSPITRVIFNPGDTVTSHDGWQLEVAEVRNDNGLVTYIGTRLDTQESVELREVLLDSKLVFSKPQDRLFAGQLDRMDRFALRFRARRYQSEQYRLPISGLRGMRTNLIPHQLHIAHDVGRRHAPRVLLADEVGLGKTIEAGMIIHQQLLAGRADRVLIVVPETLQHQWLVEMLRRFNLRFSLFDDARYAEAQHDSDNPFDTEQLVICSLDFVRRNKQRLELLADAEWDLLVVDEAHHLAWSEGEPSREYQVIEQLAEQIPGVLLLTATPEQLGMESHFARLRLLDPDRFHDFEQFVAEQQNYRPVADAVAMLLEDKAIGNDEMNALSELIGEQDIEPLLQTANGKGEGKQAAREELIRMLMDRHGTSRVLFRNTRNGVKGFPQRVLHQIRLPLPTQYQTAIKVSGIMAARKSAEERAHDMLYPEQIYQEFEGDSGTWWNFDPRVEWLMGYLTSNRDEKVLVICAKAATALQLEQVLREREGIRAAVFHEGLSLIDRDRAAAWFASEEDGAQVLLCSEIGSEGRNFQFANRLVMFDLPFNPDLLEQRIGRLDRIGQARDIEIMVPYLEKTAQSVLVRWYHEGLNAFEHTCPTGRTVYDSVHDQLIGYLAAPENSEGLDEFIHACRKQHDTLRSQLEQGRDRLLELNSNGGAKAEALADEISQQDNHIELVNFALNLFDIVGINQEDRSDNLIVLTPSDHMLVPDFPGLPEEGCTITFDRAQALSREDAQYVTWEHPIIRNGLDLILSGDTGSCALSLLKNKALPVGTLLMELIYVVEAQAPKHLQLTRFLPPTPMRLLVDRKGTNLADKVEFESFNRQLNAVNRHNGSKLVNAVQQDVHAILQLAEPQAAEAARKLIDAARVEADEKLSAELERLQALKAVNPNIREDEIAALESNRSEVLASLNDAGWRLDALRLIVVSHQ